The Chionomys nivalis chromosome 6, mChiNiv1.1, whole genome shotgun sequence sequence GAGAGTAAGCCGCTCTGACCGAAGGACCAGCTGGAGTGGCAGGGTTCTGTCCGGTTCCATCTCACTTATATGGAAAACTGGCTGCCCAAGGAAAGTCAGAGCTTGAGGCTCTGAGCTGGAGAGGTCGGGAAGGATCAAGACTTCCATAAGGGAAGGCTTGTAGAGCAAGCTCCTTCACTTGGGCACAGAGTCACAGAGATttcaacctagatacccttcccACATCCTGATCCCTGGGTAGCAATGGCTAGACCTCTTCCTATTGTTGCCCAGGAGACAGTTCAGCCCTGTGTCTTCCCCCCCAGGTGTGAGAATTGCCTCCTGCGCTTCCGCACTCACCGCTCCCTCTTCAAGCATCTGCATGTTTGTGCAGAGCATGCTCAGAGCCCagtcccaccaccaccccctgcccTGGACAAAGAGCCACCCGTGCCCGAGCGCCCCGCAGACTCCGACCCTTCATCTACTCTGAGCCTGCCTTTCCCTCTACTTGAGCCTTTCACCTCTGCCCCCACCGGGCCCTTCCTTCCGTACTTGAACCCTGCGCCCTTTGGACTGAGTCCCCCGCGACTGCGCCCATTCCTGGCTGCTGCTCCAGGACCTCCAGCCTCCAGCACTGCCATCTGGAAAAAGAGTCAAGGTGAGTGTGAGAACCAGTTGCCTGCAAAGCTGATTGGGCCCACCTTTATTTACCTGCCTCTTTCCTGCAGGTGCTACCGGAAGTCCCAGAAGACCTCAGGGCGGCTCAGATGCGCCCTCGGGTGCGTGCAGGTGACGACCAGGGTAGGGTGGAGGGGCCTTCGTCATTCCTGTGCCCTGCGCCGGCCCTGTGAATGCTTGGAAGCAGCTGTGCTTGTCCTTTGAAATACATGATTTTTACCTTTCAAATGCCTGGCACCTATACCTTCATCTGCATCGGCGTTGTGTAAAAACTTGCGCCTTGTCCGTATCTGAGTGGTCCTCTCCTGCAGAGGTCCAGGGATGGGAGCCAAACTTTGGTGCCTTCAGTGATTGGCAGTCAAGCCCAGGAGAAAGGACCCAACTCCCTGGACCCTGGAAGCTGAGGGGGACGAATGTAGGGAAAAGTTTAATTTGCCCTGGCCGACATCCACCATCCCTGTGGAAAGGTCCTCTGGGGTGGAACCCGGGACTGACCacggcctgcctgcctgcctgtctgcttgcctgcctgcctgcctgcctgcagggtACGTGGCCCCCAGCCGCATCGTGTGGGAACACACGCGTGGCCGCTACTCGTGCATGCAGTGTGACTTCTCCACGGCCTCACGGCCCACCATGACACTGCACCTTCAGGACCACCGCCCCAGCACCCCCACAGACCTGGCGCCCGGGTCCCTGCGTGCCGACGCCGGGGCGGGTAAGGCTGAGGAATGTTTCAGCATGGAGCCCGAGGCAAGAGGTGAGGCCCAGGCTCAGTGGCCGCCTCCTCAGCATCACACAGACCCAATCCCATTTGCTCCTGCGGTGTCACAACTGTCAGAGTTCAGTTCTGAACCAGCTGTGTTGGCCTGAGTGGGAGAGCCTGCAGAGATTTTTGTAATTtgaggggggagggggtaataAAGGAGGTGTCTTAGGTCCCTTGCCCCTCagataagatttttttgtttttagtgtgtgtgtgtgtgtgtgtgtgtgtgtgtaaacgtgAGTGCGATGCCCATGAAGATTAGAAAAGGGTGTGAGATCCCTAGGcacttgtgggtgctggaaaccaaacttgagtCTCCTTCAAGAGCAGAATGAGGGTGAACTcttctcctgccctcccctcaAATAAGCAGTAGGCTGCCTACTGACTGGGTCCAGGGTACTAACACACCATGAGAGGGGACTTAGAAGTGGCTTCACCTCCCTCAATACTTTGT is a genomic window containing:
- the Znf414 gene encoding zinc finger protein 414 isoform X1, whose protein sequence is MEEPSKPSPDMLATAESSSSEPDKEVASPDVVAPATFSSVEEPGPNLTPIPPVWDRGGPPQQVAAPDPDTCQPGSTSTAVGTNEDLRLPRRRPPPGKQIPCSSPGCCLSFPSIRDLAQHLRTHCPPTQSLEGKLFRCSALSCTESFPSMQELVAHSKLHYKPNRYFKCENCLLRFRTHRSLFKHLHVCAEHAQSPVPPPPPALDKEPPVPERPADSDPSSTLSLPFPLLEPFTSAPTGPFLPYLNPAPFGLSPPRLRPFLAAAPGPPASSTAIWKKSQGATGSPRRPQGGSDAPSEVQGWEPNFGAFSDWQSSPGERTQLPGPWKLRGTNVGKSLICPGRHPPSLWKGPLGWNPGLTTACLPACLLACLPACLQGTWPPAASCGNTRVAATRACSVTSPRPHGPP
- the Znf414 gene encoding zinc finger protein 414 isoform X2, whose protein sequence is MEEPSKPSPDMLATAESSSSEPDKEVASPDVVAPATFSSVEEPGPNLTPIPPVWDRGGPPQQVAAPDPDTCQPGSTSTAVGTNEDLRLPRRRPPPGKQIPCSSPGCCLSFPSIRDLAQHLRTHCPPTQSLEGKLFRCSALSCTESFPSMQELVAHSKLHYKPNRYFKCENCLLRFRTHRSLFKHLHVCAEHAQSPVPPPPPALDKEPPVPERPADSDPSSTLSLPFPLLEPFTSAPTGPFLPYLNPAPFGLSPPRLRPFLAAAPGPPASSTAIWKKSQGECENQLPAKLIGPTFIYLPLSCRCYRKSQKTSGRLRCALGCVQVTTRVGWRGLRHSCALRRPCECLEAAVLVL